A single Metarhizium brunneum chromosome 5, complete sequence DNA region contains:
- the RAC1 gene encoding Ras-related C3 botulinum toxin substrate 1 — protein MAQPNVQSLKCVVTGDGAVGKTCLLISYTTNAFPGEYIPTVFDNYTTSLMVDGKPISLGLWDTAGQEDYDRLRPLSYPQTDVFLLCFSLINPASFDNVRSKWYPEIDHHAPNIPIILVGTKLDLKEEYDRREDAEKNGDRHAFENASKEVKELKEKKRQRPIEFRDGLACAREIGAYKYLVCSALTQSNLKGVFDEAIRAVLNPRPPPKAKKSKCTIL, from the exons ATGGCTCAGCCCAACGTTCAATCCTTGAAG TGCGTCGTGACCGGTGACGGTGCTGTTGGCAAG ACATGTCTTCTCATTTCATACACGACAAATGCCTTCCCCGGCGAGTACATTCCTACAGT ATTTGATAACTATACGACTAGTTTAATGGTCGACGGCAAGCCCATCAGCCTGGGACTGTGGGATACGGCTGGTCAGGAAGACTACGACCGGTTGCGGCCGCTGTCATACCCCCAGACTGACGTATTCCTGCTTTGCTTCTCTCTCATAAATCCGGCCTCATTTGACAACGTCCGATCCAAG TGGTACCCTGAGATTGATCACCACGCTCCTAATATCCCTATCATCCTGGTCGGTACCAAACTTGACTTGAAAGAAGAGTACGACAGAAGAGAAGATGCCGAAAAGAATGGAGACAGACATGCATTCGAAAACGCCTCAAAAGAAGTAAAAGAActgaaggagaagaagagacagCGACCGATAGAATTTCGGGATGGATTGGCTTGTGCTCGAGAAATTGGCGCGTACAAATACCTCGTGTGCTCCGCACTGACCCAAAGCAACCTGAAAGGCGTGTTCGATGAAGCCATTCG TGCTGTTTTGAATCCGCGGCCGCcacccaaggccaagaagtcTAAATGCACCATTTTGTAA